The Hippoglossus hippoglossus isolate fHipHip1 chromosome 2, fHipHip1.pri, whole genome shotgun sequence genome includes a region encoding these proteins:
- the dock9b gene encoding dedicator of cytokinesis protein 9 isoform X7 — MLQFPTDDFQISTLQRQGRTLFSTVPETAEKEAHSLFVQECIKTYKSDWHVVNYKYEEYSGDFRQLPNKVSRPEKLAAHLFEVDEDVEKDEDTASLGSQKGGVSKHGWLYKGNMNSAISVTMRSFKRRYFHLAQLGDGSYNLNFYKDENTSKEPKGTIFLDSCMGVVQNSKVRRFAFELKMQDKSTFLLAADSEAEMDEWIGTLNKILHSSFEQAMQEKRNGDLHDDEEHGKTDLTPGGFQDSFQTARDIESKMRSEARLKLFTLDPYTQKLDFSGIEPDVRQFEEKFGKRVLVRCNDLSFNLQGCVAENEEGPTTNVEPFYVVLSFFDVQNSRKISADFHVDLNHPLVRQMTAGSGNRQDVQINGGGGDGVLSGRKLPEEALQYPKQGVFSVTCPHPEIFLVARIEKVLQGGITHCTEPYMKSSDSAKMAQKVLKNAKTACNRLGQYRMPFAWAARPVFKDASGTLDKTSRFSAVYRQDSSKLSDEDMFKLLTDFRKPEKMAKLPVLLGNLDVTIDSVPPDVTNCVTSSYIPVKSFEGDGPGSALLEVEEFVPCIAKCSQPFTIYKNHLYVYPKQLKYDGQKSFTKARNIAVCIEFKDSDEDEAQPLKCIYGRPGGPLFTKQAYAAILHHQQNPEFYDEIKMELPTQLHEKHHLLFTFYHVSCDSNSKKKDQVETPVGTAWLPLLRDGRVIMNEQQLPVAANLPAGYLGSQDGVTKHSGSEIKWVDGGKPVFKVSTHLVSTVYTQDQHLHNFFHHRQSMEMSEQASEGELVKYLKSLHAMEGHVMVNFLPTTLNQLFCVLTRATVEDVAVNVTRVMVHVVAQCHEEGLEHHLRSYVKFVFKPEPYSSTNVKTVHEELAKAMTAILKPSTDFLTSNKLLKHSWYFFEALVKSMAQYLMESGKVKLSRIQRFSASFYHAVETLVNMLMPHITQKYKDNLDAAHNANHSLAVFIKRCFTFLDRGFVFKQINNYMNCFVPGDPKTLYEFKFEFLRVVCSHEHYVPLNLPMPFGKGRIQRFQDLQLDYSLTDDFCRNHFLVGLLLREVGGALQEFREVRQIAIQVLKGLMIKHTFDDRYAAKSQQARLATLYLPLFGLLQENVHRLDIKESAPLSTHSNVREDSLVPNSAAPPQKPGGCIENALHKDVFGVISGTASPHSSTPNVSSVHHADSRGSLVSTDSGNSLLDKSSDKTNSLEKNQCASALGSTMLRCDKLDRDEIKNLLMCFLHILKSMSEEALFAYWNKAASSELMDFFTLIEVCLHQFRYMGKRFIARSQEGAGPVAPDRKSLTLPVSRNRAGILHARLQQLGNLETAHTFNNMYSHTEADVSSQCLLEANVSTEVCLTVLDTLSIFIMGFKTQLNSDLGHNPLMKKVFQVHLCFLQIPQSEAALKQVFTSLRTFIYKFPCTFFDGRADMCAFLCYEILKCCNSKLSSIRSDAAHLLYFLMKSNFDYTGRRSFVRTHLQVVIAVSQLIADVIGIGGTRFQQSLSIINNCANSDKSIKHTAFPSDVKDLTKRIRTVLMATEQMKEHENDPEMLVDLQYSLAKSYTSTPELRKTWLDSMARIHNKNGDLSEAAMCYVHVAALVAEYLWRKGMFRQGCSSFRVITPNIDEEAAMMEDVGMQDVHFNEEVLMELLEECADGLWKAERYELIADVYRLIIPIYEQRRDFEKLTHLYDTLHRAYTKVMEVMHSGKRLLGTYFRVAFFGQAAGFFEDEDGKEYIYKEPKFTPLSEISQRLLKLYSDKFGQENVKIIQDSGKVNPKDLDSKYAYIQVTHVIPHLDDKELEDRKTDFEKSHNIRRFVFETPFTVSGKKQGGVEEQCKRRTVLTTTHCFPYVKKRIAVMYQHQTDLSPIEVAIDEMSAKVAELRLLCSASEVDMIRLQLKLQGSISVQVNAGPLAYARAFLDDSSAKKYPDNKVKQLKEVFRQFVDACGQALGVNERLIKEDQQEYQDEMKANYRDLARELSNIMHEQINPVEDGTRSALSDSMGIFNAISGTPTGANPHGSTTVL, encoded by the exons ATGCTGCAGTTTCCCACCGACGACTTCCAG atcTCAACCCTCCAGCGGCAGGGCAGGACTCTGTTCTCCACCGTGCCGGAGACTGCTGAGAAAGAAGCTCACTCACTGTTTGTTCAAGAG tgcATCAAAACCTACAAGTCCGACTGGCACGTGGTCAACTACAAGTACGAGGAGTATTCTGGAGACTTCCGTCAGCTGCCAAA TAAGGTGTCAAGACCAGAGAAACTGGCAGCTCATCTGTTTGAGGTGGATGAAGACGTGGAAAAAGACGAG gacacAGCCTCCCTGGGATCCCAGAAGGGAGGAGTGTCAAAACACGGCTGGCTGTACAAAGGCAACATGAACAGTGCAATCAGTGTGACTATGCGT TCTTTCAAGAGAAGGTACTTCCACCTGGCTCAGCTTGGAGATGGATCCTACAACCTCAACTTCTACAAAGATGAGAACACCTCCAAAGAACCCAAAGGAACCATCTTCCTTGATTCATGTATGGGGGTTGTTCAG AACAGCAAAGTGCGTCGGTTCGCCTTCGAGCTGAAGATGCAGGATAAGAGCACGTTCCTTCTGGCTGCAGACAGCGAGGCAGAGATGGACGAGTGGATCGGGACCCTCAACAAGATCCTCCACAGCAGCTTTGAACAGGCCATGCAGGAGAAGAGGAACGGAGACCTGCACGATG ATGAGGAGCACGGAAAAACAGACCTCACCCCCGGAGGTTTTCAAGACAGCTTTCAG ACCGCCAGAGATATTGAGTCCAAAATGAGAAGTGAAGCTCGCCTGAAACTCTTCACTTTGGACCCTTACACACAG AAACTGGACTTTTCTGGCATTGAACCAGACGTGCGGCAGTTTGAAGAGAAGTTCGGGAAGCGAGTCCTGGTCCGCTGTAACGACCTGTCCTTCAACCTGCAGGGCTGCGTTGCAGAGAATGAAGAGGGGCCGACAACGAAT GTGGAGCCCTTCTATGTGGTCCTGTCCTTCTTTGACGTCCAGAACAGCAGGAAGATCTCAGCCGACTTCCACGTGGATCTCAACCATCCACTGGTCCGACAAATGACAGCAGGTTCTGGTAACAGGCAGGACGTGCAGATTAATGGCGGTGGAGGTGATGGAGTGTTGAGCGGCCGCAAGCTCCCAGAGGAGGCTCTCCAGTACCCCAAGCAGGGGGTGTTCTCAGTCACATGCCCCCACCCAGAGATCTTCCTAGTGGCCAGGATTGAGAAGGTCCTGCAGGGGGGGATTACTCACTGCACTGAACCCTACATGAAGAGCTCGGACTCTGCTAAG ATGGCTCAGAAGGTGCTGAAGAATGCAAAGACAGCTTGTAACAGACTGGGACAGTACAGGATGCCATTCGCTTGGGCTGCAAG GCCTGTGTTCAAAGATGCGTCGGGAACTTTGGACAAAACGTCTCGCTTCTCAGCTGTTTACCGACAGGACAGCAGCAAGCTGTCGGACGAGGACATGTTCAAACTGCTAACTGACTTCAGAAA ACCAGAGAAAATGGCCAAACTCCCTGTGCTCTTAGGAAACTTAGATGTAACTATCGACAGTGTGCCCCCGGATGTCACCA ATTGTGTCACTTCCTCCTACATCCCGGTGAAGAGTTTTGAAGGTGACGGGCCGGGCAGCGCTCttctggaggtggaggagttcGTACCCTGCATCGCTAAGTGCTCCCAACCATTCACCATCTATAAAAACCACCTGTACGTCTACCCGAAACAACTCAAGTACGACGGGCAGAAATCCTTCACGAAG GCCAGGAACATTGCTGTTTGCATTGAATTCAAGGAttctgatgaagatgaggcCCAACCACTGAAG TGCATCTATGGTCGTCCAGGAGGTCCTCTGTTCACCAAGCAGGCGTATGCAGCCATCCTGCACCACCAGCAGAACCCTGAGTTCTACGATGAG ATAAAGATGGAGCTCCCCACCCAGCTGCATGAGAAGCATCACCTCCTCTTCACCTTCTATCATGTCAGCTGTGACAGCAACAGCAAGAAGAAAGACCAAGTGGAGACTCCAG TGGGTACAGCCTGGCTGCCTCTGCTGAGGGATGGCAGAGTCATCATGAATGAACAGCAGTTGCCTGTGGCGGCGAATCTACCCGCCGGGTACCTGGGCTCCCAGGATGGTGTCACcaag CACTCTGGCTCAGAGATCAAATGGGTAGATGGAGGAAAACCTGTGTTCAAAGTCTCAACTCATCTTGTTTCTACAGTTTACACTCAG GACCAGCACTTACACAACTTCTTCCATCACCGTCAAAGCATGGAGATGTCAGAACAAGCATCGGAGGGGGAGCTGGTTAAATACCTGAAG AGTCTCCACGCAATGGAGGGTCACGTGATGGTCAACTTTCTGCCCACCACCCTCAACCAGCTGTTCTGTGTCCTAACCAGAGCCACAGTTGAGGACGTGGCTGTCAACGTTACCag ggtGATGGTGCATGTTGTAGCACAGTGCCACGAAGAGGGACTTGAACATCACCTGCGATCTTATGTCAAG tttgTGTTCAAGCCAGAGCCTTACTCCTCCACCAATGTGAAAACAGTTCACGAGGAGCTGGCTAAAGCCATGACAGCCATACTGAAGCCATCTACTGACTTCCTCACTAGCAACAAGCTGCTGAAG cacTCGTGGTATTTCTTTGAAGCTCTGGTGAAGTCAATGGCTCAGTATCTCATGGAGAGTGGAAAGGTCAAG CTCTCGAGGATTCAGCGCTTTTCTGCTTCGTTCTACCACGCGGTGGAGACTCTGGTCAATATGCTGATGCCCCACATCACCCAGAAATATAAAGACAACCTGGACGCGGCTCATAATGCCAACCACAGCCTGGCAGTTTTCATCAAG CGCTGCTTCACCTTCCTGGACCGAGGCTTCGTATTCAAGCAGATCAACAACTACATGAACTGCTTTGTGCCTGGGGACCCCAAG ACCTTGTACGAGTTCAAGTTTGAGTTCCTGCGGGTCGTCTGCAGCCATGAACATTATGTTCCTCTAAATCTTCCCATGCCATTTGGAAAGGGGAGAATACAGAGATTCCAAG ATCTCCAGCTCGACTATTCTCTGACTGATGACTTCTGTCGAAACCACTTCCTGGTGGGCCTGCTGCTCAGGGAGGTGGGCGGGGCTCTTCAGGAGTTCCGAGAGGTCCGTCAGATCGCCATCCAGGTGCTGAAGGGCCTGATGATCAAACACACGTTCGACGACCGCTACGCTGCGAAA AGCCAACAGGCCCGACTCGCCACCCTTTACCTCCCTCTGTTCGGCCTCCTCCAGGAGAACGTCCACAGACTCGACATCAAGGAGTCAGCACCTCTCAGCACCCACAGT AATGTGAGGGAGGACTCTCTGGTGCCGAACTCTGCGGCGCCGCCTCAGAAACCCGGGGGTTGCATAGAAAACGCCCTCCACAAAGACGTGTTCGGGGTCATCTCTGGAACAG CGTCCCCTCACAGCTCCACTCCCAATGTCAGCTCAGTTCACCACGCAGACTCCAGAGGCTCCCTGGTCTCCACGGACTCTGGAAACAGCCTTCTGGACAAGAGCAGTGACAAGACCAACTCCCTGGAGAAG AACCAGTGTGCGTCGGCTCTGGGCAGCACCATGCTGCGCTGCGACAAACTGGACCGGGACGAGATCAAAAACCTGCTCATGTGCTTTCTGCATATTCTCAAGAGCATGTCCGAGG AGGCTCTTTTTGCTTACTGGAACAAAGCAGCCTCCTCAGAGCTGATGGACTTCTTCACATTAATAGA AGTCTGCCTCCATCAGTTCAGATACATGGGGAAGAGATTCATCGCCAG GAGCCAGGAGGGGGCAGGGCCTGTGGCTCCAGACAGGAAGTCTCTGACTCTACCTGTGTCTCGTAACAGGGCGGGGATCCTGCACGCCCGCCTGCAGCAGCTGGGAAATCTGGAGACCGCACATACCTTTAACAACA TGTACAGTCATACAGAAGCAGATGTGAGCAGCCAGTGTCTGCTGGAGGCCAATGTGTCGACGGAGGTGTGTCTGACTGTGCTGGACACACTCAGCATCTTCATCATGGGATTCAAG ACTCAGCTGAACTCCGACCTGGGTCACAACCCCCTGATGAAGAAAGTGTTCCAGGTGCATTTGTGCTTCCTGCAGATCCCTCAGTCAGAGGCTGCCCTCAAACAGGTCTTCACCTCACTCAGGACCTTCATCTACAAG TTCCCCTGCACCTTCTTTGACGGCCGGGCCGACATGTGTGCCTTTCTGTGCTACGAGATCCTCAAGTGCTGTAACTCCAAGCTGAGCTCCATCCGCAGCGACGCCGCCCACCTCCTCTACTTCCTCATGAAAAGTAACTTTGACTACACGGGCCGCAGGTCTTTTGTGCGAACACACCTGCAG GTGGTTATTGCTGTCAGTCAGCTGATTGCAGATGTCATCGGCATCGGGGGCACCCGCTTCCAGCAGTCTCTCTCCATCATCAACAACTGTGCCAACAGTGACAAGAGCATCAAg CACACAGCGTTTCCCTCTGACGTGAAGGACCTCACCAAGCGCATCAGGACAGTGCTGATGGCCACTGAGCAGATGAAGGAGCACGAGAACGACCCGGAGATGCTGGTGGACCTCCAGTACAGCTTGGCCAAGTCCTACACCAGCACGCCCGAGCTCCGCAAGACCTGGCTGGACAGCATGGCACGCATCCACAACAAGAACGGAGATCTGTCAGAG GCAGCCATGTGTTACGTGCACGTTGCAGCTCTGGTGGCTGAGTACCTGTGGAGAAAAG GAATGTTCAGACAGGGATGCTCTTCTTTCCGAGTCATCACCCCCAACATCGACGAGGAGGCGGCCATGATGGAGGATGTGGGGATGCAGGATGTTCACTTCAACGAG gaggtgctgatggagctgctggaggagtgtGCTGATGGCCTCTGGAAGGCGGAGCGTTACGAGCTCATCGCTGATGTCTACAGGCTCATCATTCCCATCTATGAACAGCGCAGAGACTTTGAG AAACTGACCCATCTGTACGACACCCTCCACCGTGCCTACACcaaggtgatggaggtgatgcaTTCTGGCAAGAGACTGCTGGGCACATACTTCAGAGTGGCCTTCTTTGGACAG GCTGCG GGTTTCTTTGAGGACGAGGATGGAAAGGAATACATCTACAAGGAGCCGAAGTTCACTCCGCTGTCTGAGATCTCCCAGAGGCTCCTGAAGCTCTACTCTGACAAGTTTGGACAGGAGAACGTCAAGATCATTCAGGACTCCGGCAAG GTGAACCCAAAGGACCTGGACTCCAAGTACGCCTACATCCAGGTGACCCACGTCATACCCCACCTGGACGACAAGGAGCTCGAGGACAGAAAGACGGACTTCGAGAAGAGCCACAACATCCGGCGCTTCGTGTTCGAGACGCCGTTCACCGTGTCGGGCAAGAAGCAGGGCGGAGTGGAGGAGCAGTGTAAACGGCGGACGGTTCTCACCA CCACCCACTGTTTCCCTTATGTGAAGAAGCGCATAGCCGTCATGTACCAGCACCAGACCGACCTGAGCCCCATCGAGGTGGCCATCGACGAGATGAGCGCCAAGGTGGCCGAGCTGCGCCTGCTGTGCTCAGCCTCGGAGGTGGACATGATCCGGCTGCAGCTCAAACTGCAGGGCAGCATCAGCGTTCAG GTAAACGCTGGTCCTCTTGCCTACGCCAGAGCCTTCCTGGACGACAGCAGTGCCAAGAAATATCCCGACAACAAGGTCAAACAGCTCAAAGAGGTTTTCAG GCAGTTTGTGGACGCCTGCGGTCAGGCGCTGGGGGTGAACGAGCGGCTGATCAAGGAGGACCAGCAGGAGTATCAGGACGAGATGAAGGCCAACTACAGGGACCTGGCCAGGGAGCTGTCCAACATCATGCACGAGCAG ATCAACCCAGTGGAGGACGGTACAAGGAGCGCTCTGTCTGACTCTATGGGCATCTTCAACGCCATCAGTGGCACGCCAACAGGCGCCAACCCTCACGGCTCCACCACCGTGCTCTGA